TATAAATAATCTGTTGTGGTTTAGTTTTAATCTGTGGCGAAAGTTATAAATGTAGTCTTTTAAAATATCACATACATTGTTACTCATAGGAACTATGCGGTCTTTGTAGTTTTTGCCTTGTTTAATAAATATGGTTTTTTTATCAAAATCAACGTCTTTTATTTGTACGTTGTAGGCTTCGGAACGTCTTAATCCGCAGCCATAGCATAAGGCAAAAACTAATTTTAATTCGTATAGTTTTGGTTGGCGTTCTGCATAGCAAAAACGTAAATATGTGTTTTCTATGCTGTTGTATAGTATTTTTATTTCGTCTTGTGTAAGTATTTCTAATTTGTTTATTCGTTCTTGTTGGTCGGGGTTTATTCGTTTGCCTGTCGGAAGTGGGGCGTTTTTCATTCCGTATTGGTGCAAGAACTCTAATAATTTATCAATGGAAAGATAAATTTTGTTTAGATGTGCTGCACTTAGCAAACGACCGTCTTTAAAACATTTGTTTGGGCGGGTTTCTACGTAATGAAAATAATTGTTTATGTGTTTTTGTGTTAATTGTGTAATGCTGTTTGTTTTGTTGTTTTCAAGCCATTCTAAAAATTGATTTATATTTGATTTACTGCTTGCTATAACATCTTGCGAGTAACCAAGCGTGTCAAGCCAAGTTATATATTCTGTTAGTATTATGTTATAATTTGTATTCATCAAAAAGGGTGTAGTTTGTTTATATCATCAATTAAATCGTCTAAATTATTTTGTAAATAATTTTCTGTACTGCTAACGTAGCGATGTCCTGCAAGGTATTGGGCTTTGCGTAAGCCGTGATTTTTAATCCAAAAAGAAATAACTGAAGCTCGCACTTGTTTGAAGTTTAAAAACTTTTTATTAATGGTTTTTAGTTGATTTGTTAGCTGAAAATAAGTGTATTGCAAATATTTGCTGTTTGTGCTTTTTTTTGTGCTATCGGGGAATGATAAAAAAAGTTTGTTGCTTTCGTTTGTGTTATATTCCAAGATTTTGGGGCGTATGTTCTGTAAATAGTGTATTATCAGACCTATTTGTGTTGCTTTTAGTGGGATTGTGCGTTCATTGCTGCTAAGTCCGCCTCGTA
The genomic region above belongs to Bacteroidales bacterium and contains:
- a CDS encoding tyrosine-type recombinase/integrase, giving the protein MNTNYNIILTEYITWLDTLGYSQDVIASSKSNINQFLEWLENNKTNSITQLTQKHINNYFHYVETRPNKCFKDGRLLSAAHLNKIYLSIDKLLEFLHQYGMKNAPLPTGKRINPDQQERINKLEILTQDEIKILYNSIENTYLRFCYAERQPKLYELKLVFALCYGCGLRRSEAYNVQIKDVDFDKKTIFIKQGKNYKDRIVPMSNNVCDILKDYIYNFRHRLKLNHNRLFITSMQSMRLKLRHLQKSCDNEAIRTKNLTLHGLRHSIATHLLQNGMSLENIALFLGHSSLDSTQIYTHLI